The Xanthomonas sontii genome contains a region encoding:
- a CDS encoding TonB-dependent receptor, protein MQGLSVSADYWNMGVDNAIQYLGQDTVLADEAGCLTGLKPNGTSGLSPYTAHVAGSEYCRMVTQMVKRDANGQIVSVQSGPINEASLYVAGVDATLDYKFHTDGYGDFRAGINYTNNLSYKQRVLASDPLQNTRYQNVASRMTWIADWTKGRWNVSISGVRNGRMRAPNYAGCDVLPNGIQPGMVTVSNGGNTVSTGVCQVTQDGNQVTVPDTTYRGHAPAWITWNGSVGLQVTPDLHAKLTVSNIFDKVGAIPYYAGGFEFVTTGQTASEYNGREMFLTLDYTFN, encoded by the coding sequence GTGCAGGGGCTGTCGGTGTCGGCCGACTACTGGAACATGGGCGTGGACAACGCCATCCAGTACCTGGGCCAGGACACCGTGCTGGCCGACGAGGCCGGCTGCCTGACCGGGCTGAAGCCGAACGGGACGTCGGGCCTGTCGCCGTACACGGCGCACGTGGCCGGATCGGAGTACTGCCGGATGGTCACCCAGATGGTGAAGCGCGACGCCAACGGCCAGATCGTGTCGGTGCAATCGGGCCCGATCAACGAAGCCTCGCTGTACGTGGCCGGCGTCGATGCGACGCTGGACTACAAGTTCCACACCGACGGCTACGGCGACTTCCGCGCCGGCATCAACTACACCAACAACCTGTCGTACAAGCAGCGCGTGCTGGCGTCGGATCCGTTGCAGAACACCCGCTATCAGAACGTGGCCAGCCGCATGACCTGGATCGCCGACTGGACCAAGGGCCGCTGGAACGTGTCGATCTCCGGCGTGCGCAATGGCCGCATGCGCGCCCCCAACTACGCCGGCTGCGACGTGCTGCCCAACGGCATCCAGCCCGGCATGGTCACGGTGTCCAATGGCGGCAACACGGTGTCCACCGGCGTCTGCCAGGTCACCCAGGACGGCAACCAGGTGACCGTGCCGGATACGACCTATCGGGGCCACGCGCCGGCCTGGATCACCTGGAACGGCTCGGTCGGCCTGCAGGTCACGCCGGACCTGCATGCGAAGCTCACCGTGTCGAACATCTTCGACAAGGTCGGTGCGATTCCGTATTACGCCGGCGGCTTCGAGTTCGTCACCACCGGGCAGACCGCGAGCGAGTACAACGGCCGGGAAATGTTCCTGACCCTGGACTACACGTTCAACTGA
- a CDS encoding TonB-dependent receptor domain-containing protein, translated as MAQSAPDSAPPPGGTDKADKPVELKAVTVTGSLIPRVEVEGPAPVVTITGEEIKKQGYTTLWEFLDSLPQVGQQVSDPASWGSSSVNARSVNLRGLGPGFSLLMIDGHRVVDYPQPLNKQSNFQNFNNLPTGMIDHIEVLASGASSIYGSDAVAGVVNVILKKDYQGNQLQVTAGGATRGGRRYGDINYVGGRAGDNWHVTYNLEHSNRSALWGMDRSYQDSVADAGYGAWGPASRMFGYQYDAAGAIALSATDANGRYITPPAGTCDKFTNSRLTQSHSVTTNGTQVTGVTDNGFYCAQPALFQNWVLTPGSISNSGYLSGEYDFQNGLQFYGSAALYQTVGISNTQLNVFSAGPFYDQTTGQTVNQVIRQLTQKEIGVSANTYDRERNWNLQAGLRGTVFDGRFNWDLNLNTQKYIVREEFTGYNAQATNNFFLGQQQGTTADGLPIYAFNWQQFWNPITPKQYDQFAVTGVNTASSWLDQAQLRVNGDLFKLPWADRSVGWAAVLEAAHNGFKLSPDPRAADPSTFQNPFGAYLTGAGTRQRFSLGTEFRVPVLESVTWTLSGRLDKYNDASRADIARTWGSGLEWRPYDGLLLRGSYGTNFKAPDMQAIYLTGSTSPVGFYADPLQCVNAIKAGQNNNTWCNSVQRPGSQYYTLYTNGSRLLLPQTGHSWTPTASSGRCRACRGCRCRPTTGTWAWTTPSSTWARTPCWPTRPAA; from the coding sequence ATGGCGCAGTCCGCGCCCGACAGTGCGCCCCCGCCAGGTGGCACCGACAAGGCCGACAAGCCGGTCGAACTCAAGGCGGTGACGGTCACCGGATCGCTGATCCCGCGGGTGGAGGTCGAAGGCCCTGCGCCGGTGGTCACCATCACCGGCGAAGAGATCAAGAAGCAGGGCTACACCACGCTGTGGGAATTCCTCGACTCGCTGCCGCAGGTGGGCCAGCAGGTGTCCGACCCGGCCTCGTGGGGCTCCAGTTCGGTCAACGCGCGCTCGGTGAACCTGCGCGGGCTCGGCCCCGGGTTCAGCCTGCTGATGATCGACGGCCATCGCGTGGTCGACTACCCGCAGCCGCTCAACAAGCAGAGCAACTTCCAGAACTTCAACAACCTCCCCACCGGGATGATCGATCACATCGAAGTGCTGGCCTCCGGCGCGTCGTCGATCTACGGCTCGGACGCGGTCGCCGGCGTGGTGAACGTGATCCTGAAGAAGGACTACCAGGGCAACCAGTTGCAGGTCACTGCGGGCGGCGCGACGCGTGGCGGCCGCCGATACGGCGACATCAACTACGTCGGTGGCCGCGCGGGCGACAACTGGCACGTGACCTACAACCTGGAGCACTCCAACCGCAGCGCGCTGTGGGGCATGGACAGGTCCTACCAGGATTCCGTGGCCGACGCGGGCTACGGCGCCTGGGGGCCGGCCTCGCGCATGTTCGGCTACCAGTACGATGCCGCCGGCGCGATCGCCCTGTCGGCCACCGACGCCAACGGCCGCTACATCACGCCGCCCGCCGGCACCTGCGACAAGTTCACCAACTCGCGCCTGACCCAGTCGCACTCGGTGACCACCAACGGCACCCAGGTCACCGGCGTCACCGACAACGGCTTCTACTGCGCGCAGCCGGCGCTGTTCCAGAACTGGGTGCTGACCCCGGGCAGCATCAGCAACAGCGGCTATCTGTCGGGCGAGTACGACTTCCAGAACGGTCTGCAGTTCTACGGCTCGGCCGCGCTGTACCAGACCGTGGGCATCTCCAACACGCAGCTCAACGTGTTCAGCGCCGGCCCGTTCTACGACCAGACCACCGGGCAGACGGTCAACCAGGTGATCCGCCAGCTGACCCAGAAAGAGATCGGCGTCAGCGCCAACACCTACGACCGCGAGCGCAACTGGAACCTGCAGGCCGGCCTGCGCGGCACCGTGTTCGACGGCCGTTTCAACTGGGACCTCAACCTCAACACGCAGAAGTACATCGTCCGCGAGGAGTTCACCGGCTACAACGCGCAGGCCACCAACAACTTCTTCCTCGGCCAGCAGCAGGGCACCACCGCCGACGGCCTGCCGATCTACGCCTTCAACTGGCAGCAGTTCTGGAACCCGATCACCCCGAAGCAGTACGACCAGTTCGCGGTGACCGGCGTGAACACCGCGTCGTCCTGGCTCGACCAGGCGCAACTGCGCGTCAACGGCGACCTGTTCAAGCTGCCCTGGGCCGATCGGTCGGTGGGCTGGGCCGCGGTGCTCGAAGCCGCACACAACGGCTTCAAGCTTTCGCCCGACCCGCGTGCGGCCGATCCGTCCACCTTCCAGAACCCGTTCGGCGCCTACCTCACCGGTGCCGGCACCCGGCAGCGTTTCTCGCTGGGCACGGAGTTCCGCGTGCCGGTGCTGGAGTCGGTGACCTGGACGCTGTCCGGCCGCCTGGACAAGTACAACGACGCCAGCCGTGCCGACATCGCGCGCACCTGGGGCTCGGGCCTGGAATGGCGCCCGTACGACGGTCTGCTGCTGCGCGGCAGCTACGGCACCAACTTCAAGGCGCCGGACATGCAGGCCATCTACCTGACCGGTTCGACCTCGCCGGTGGGCTTCTACGCCGACCCGCTGCAGTGCGTGAACGCGATCAAGGCCGGGCAGAACAACAACACCTGGTGCAACAGCGTGCAGCGTCCCGGGTCGCAGTACTACACGCTCTACACCAACGGCAGCCGCCTGCTGCTGCCGCAGACCGGGCACTCCTGGACCCCTACGGCTTCGTCTGGCAGGTGCCGGGCGTGCAGGGGCTGTCGGTGTCGGCCGACTACTGGAACATGGGCGTGGACAACGCCATCCAGTACCTGGGCCAGGACACCGTGCTGGCCGACGAGGCCGGCTGCCTGA
- a CDS encoding serine protease: protein MNRKHALYLALLAGIAGMSPAAMAATPPAAEMDSAPVEARPDAAALGGAELRSLPPGSAHAPRLIELAAPDSSKAAAMKQARGQQVKHGQPLQIGFSRDVAKPDINLRRLRWQTLPNGAQVTSFEIASTNAQALRAALQLSGSGAQPGDPRKATLRFAGDDGRVFQQSGAEFAGSQPGWSAVIAGARMVVEIELPAGQYPQGFALKIPQLSHLDISPVASETMMRPMIGESDSCERDIVCRANPTSGFTSAAKSVARMTFTSGGSTYLCTGTLLNNSNSPKKAMFWSAAHCISTQTVANTLQTYWFYDATTCGGSTVNSNYTTLGGGAYLRYTNTTRDTTLLELKSAPPSGAFYAGWSSSAIGSTGTAIEGIHHPAGDVKKYSLGKVTALSSSIDGKSPLYRVQWSTGVTEGGSSGSGLFTVNSSGAYQLRGGLYGGTSYCSAPSDPDYYSRFADVYSSIQQYLSP from the coding sequence ATGAATCGCAAGCATGCGTTGTACCTGGCGTTGCTCGCCGGCATTGCCGGCATGTCCCCCGCCGCCATGGCTGCCACTCCCCCAGCAGCCGAAATGGATTCCGCCCCGGTCGAAGCCCGCCCGGATGCCGCCGCGCTCGGTGGCGCGGAACTGCGCAGCCTTCCCCCGGGCAGCGCGCACGCCCCCCGCCTGATCGAACTGGCCGCGCCCGACAGCAGCAAGGCCGCGGCGATGAAGCAGGCACGCGGGCAACAGGTCAAGCACGGCCAGCCGCTGCAGATCGGCTTTTCCCGCGACGTCGCCAAGCCCGACATCAACCTGCGTCGCCTGCGCTGGCAGACTCTGCCCAACGGCGCCCAGGTCACCAGTTTCGAAATCGCCTCGACCAACGCGCAGGCGCTGCGCGCAGCGCTGCAGCTCAGCGGCAGCGGCGCCCAGCCCGGCGATCCGCGCAAGGCGACGCTGCGCTTCGCCGGCGACGACGGCCGCGTGTTCCAGCAAAGCGGCGCCGAGTTCGCCGGTAGCCAGCCCGGCTGGTCGGCGGTGATCGCCGGCGCGCGCATGGTGGTGGAGATCGAGCTGCCGGCCGGCCAGTACCCGCAAGGCTTCGCGCTGAAGATCCCGCAGCTCTCGCACCTGGACATCAGCCCGGTGGCCAGCGAGACGATGATGCGGCCGATGATCGGCGAGAGCGATTCGTGCGAGCGCGACATCGTGTGCCGCGCCAACCCGACCTCCGGCTTCACCTCGGCGGCCAAGTCGGTGGCGCGCATGACCTTCACCAGCGGCGGCAGCACCTACCTGTGCACCGGCACCCTGCTCAACAACAGCAATTCGCCGAAGAAAGCGATGTTCTGGAGCGCGGCGCACTGCATCAGCACCCAGACCGTGGCCAACACGCTGCAGACCTACTGGTTCTACGACGCCACCACCTGCGGCGGCTCCACGGTCAATTCCAACTACACCACCCTCGGCGGCGGCGCCTACCTGCGCTATACCAACACCACGCGCGACACCACGCTGCTCGAGCTCAAGAGCGCTCCGCCGAGCGGCGCGTTCTACGCGGGCTGGAGCAGTTCGGCGATCGGCTCGACCGGCACCGCGATCGAGGGCATCCACCACCCGGCCGGCGACGTCAAGAAGTACTCGCTGGGCAAGGTCACCGCGCTGTCCAGCTCCATCGACGGCAAGTCGCCGCTGTATCGCGTGCAGTGGAGCACCGGCGTCACCGAAGGCGGCTCGTCCGGCTCCGGCCTGTTCACCGTCAACAGCAGCGGCGCCTATCAATTGCGCGGCGGCCTGTATGGCGGCACCTCGTACTGCAGCGCACCGAGCGATCCCGACTACTACTCGCGCTTCGCCGACGTGTATTCGTCGATCCAGCAGTATCTGAGCCCGTAA
- a CDS encoding DUF1328 family protein, whose product MIKWAIIIAIIGLIAGALGFSGVAGAAIGVAKFLFWAGIAIALVLFVLGTMLAKKVS is encoded by the coding sequence ATGATCAAGTGGGCCATCATCATCGCCATCATCGGACTCATCGCCGGCGCGCTCGGCTTCAGCGGCGTGGCGGGCGCGGCGATCGGCGTCGCCAAGTTCCTGTTCTGGGCCGGCATCGCCATCGCCCTGGTGCTGTTCGTGCTGGGCACCATGCTGGCCAAGAAGGTCAGTTAG
- a CDS encoding glycoside hydrolase family 108 protein, producing the protein MASFDLYLPQLLRFEGGFVDDPTDPGGATNHGITLATFQRCAQALLGQAPTLQNLRALTVQQAATIYQHDYWDRIGADQIASQTVAELVFDFYVNAGDVAISLLQRVLQQLGATGLAVDGQMGPATLAALASADTAQVYAQYRQQRIAYYQRLVAERPADAEFLAGWLRRAEWFPASLPADASAPAQTGTA; encoded by the coding sequence ATGGCATCGTTCGACCTGTATCTCCCACAGCTGCTGCGGTTCGAGGGCGGCTTCGTCGATGATCCGACCGATCCGGGCGGCGCCACCAACCACGGCATCACCCTGGCCACCTTCCAGCGCTGCGCGCAAGCGCTGCTGGGCCAAGCGCCGACGCTGCAAAACCTGCGCGCATTGACTGTGCAGCAGGCCGCGACGATCTACCAGCACGACTACTGGGACAGGATCGGCGCCGATCAGATCGCCTCGCAGACGGTGGCCGAGCTCGTGTTCGATTTCTACGTCAATGCCGGCGATGTCGCGATCTCGCTGCTGCAGCGCGTCCTGCAGCAACTGGGCGCGACCGGCTTGGCGGTCGATGGCCAGATGGGGCCGGCGACCCTGGCGGCGCTTGCCAGTGCGGACACGGCACAGGTGTACGCGCAGTACCGGCAGCAGCGCATCGCCTACTACCAGCGCCTGGTGGCGGAGCGTCCGGCCGACGCCGAGTTCCTGGCCGGCTGGCTGCGCCGCGCGGAATGGTTCCCGGCGAGCCTGCCGGCCGATGCGTCGGCGCCTGCGCAGACTGGCACCGCCTGA
- a CDS encoding lipase family protein: MSAIPATQPLLPPQLTLAMAAASIAAYAAYEGKPVSAPSDYRLVARWSGWDGDPLGGSEELFGLLFRSTATAGTYLFAFRGTDSDLDIYEDLDFSTTAFVPSAGTVTPVPQVSAGFYGIYNGRGTAMRASMRAQLFALLEHFAPTRVYVTGHSLGGALSQLFSLDLALSRPGLPSRNINFCSPMVGDASWEQAYAAHIAAADSTRCYNYWDYAPSLPPSMFGYASVGQAFRTAYDVNGAWFPHLLPRHSIANMQVVLQHALWQTPQAWSGTFADQTDPQRLMRSQIPPTTPHPAWADMALTARAAEQALGFPEGAAASPAAATP, encoded by the coding sequence ATGAGTGCGATTCCCGCGACGCAACCGCTGTTGCCGCCGCAACTGACCCTGGCGATGGCCGCCGCCAGCATCGCCGCCTACGCGGCCTACGAAGGCAAGCCGGTCTCGGCGCCGTCCGACTACCGTCTGGTCGCCCGCTGGTCCGGCTGGGATGGCGACCCGCTGGGGGGCAGCGAGGAGCTGTTCGGTCTGCTGTTCCGTTCCACCGCCACCGCCGGGACCTATCTGTTCGCGTTCCGCGGCACCGATTCGGACCTGGACATCTACGAGGACCTGGACTTCTCCACCACCGCCTTCGTGCCCAGCGCCGGTACCGTCACGCCGGTGCCGCAGGTGTCGGCCGGGTTCTACGGCATCTACAACGGCAGGGGCACCGCCATGCGCGCCTCGATGCGCGCGCAGTTGTTCGCGCTGCTGGAGCACTTCGCGCCGACCCGGGTCTACGTCACCGGGCACAGCCTGGGCGGCGCGCTGAGCCAGTTGTTCTCGCTGGACCTGGCGCTGAGCCGGCCGGGGCTGCCCAGCCGCAACATCAACTTCTGCAGCCCGATGGTCGGCGACGCGAGCTGGGAGCAGGCCTATGCCGCGCATATCGCCGCGGCCGACAGCACGCGCTGCTACAACTACTGGGACTACGCGCCGTCGCTGCCGCCGTCCATGTTCGGCTATGCGTCGGTGGGGCAGGCGTTCCGCACCGCCTACGACGTCAACGGCGCCTGGTTCCCGCATCTGCTGCCGCGGCACTCCATCGCCAACATGCAGGTCGTGCTGCAGCACGCCCTGTGGCAGACGCCGCAGGCCTGGAGCGGGACCTTCGCCGACCAGACCGATCCGCAGCGGCTGATGCGCAGCCAGATCCCGCCCACCACGCCGCATCCGGCCTGGGCGGACATGGCGCTGACCGCGCGAGCGGCCGAGCAGGCGCTGGGCTTTCCGGAGGGGGCAGCGGCGTCGCCGGCGGCGGCCACGCCGTGA
- a CDS encoding pyridoxamine 5'-phosphate oxidase family protein has product MASPQELEEKFWKALKSDRTVMLGLDGVEDGHARPMTAQFEGDRGGPIWFFTSKDNALVQKLTQSQRVIAAFSAKNHDLFASISGTLSVDNDQAVIERLWNGFIDAWYEQGKDDPKLALLRLDPDHAQIWLNGSSLMAGIKVLFGIDPKRDYQDKVADVPLR; this is encoded by the coding sequence ATGGCCAGCCCGCAGGAACTGGAAGAGAAATTCTGGAAGGCATTGAAGTCCGACCGCACCGTGATGCTGGGTCTGGACGGCGTCGAGGACGGCCACGCCCGGCCGATGACCGCGCAGTTCGAGGGCGATCGCGGCGGCCCGATCTGGTTCTTCACCTCCAAGGACAACGCGCTGGTGCAGAAGCTGACGCAGAGCCAGCGGGTGATCGCGGCGTTCAGCGCCAAGAACCACGACCTGTTCGCCAGCATCAGCGGCACGCTCAGCGTCGATAACGACCAGGCGGTGATCGAGCGCCTGTGGAACGGCTTCATCGACGCCTGGTACGAACAGGGCAAGGACGATCCGAAACTGGCGCTGCTGCGCCTGGACCCGGATCACGCGCAGATCTGGCTCAACGGTTCCAGCCTGATGGCCGGCATCAAGGTGCTGTTCGGCATCGACCCCAAGCGCGACTACCAGGACAAGGTCGCCGACGTGCCGCTGCGCTGA
- a CDS encoding HDOD domain-containing protein translates to MTTIVPIMWIAISAGALVLGGGLWWWLRRGPGDAAEAPQARAHVEDADVSAAPAVSAPTAPAAPVAPVDPGLDPFADPALLDLDPVPDAAILARLCELAFAGRPVITSATPAPAVMAEAAAVLARIDAHPRYTPRRPHLLPQLTRAINDPTAGAHSIATILGQDPALAGNLLRIANSVVYRRHPEPIENLERAVALLGTEGLRQIVLAALLQPVIVDDGSVFGRCAAVLWEHTLLSAHAASQGPDREDANAAQLLALLCGLGAVSVVQVLRDVHARHAEAAPTPAAMTEMLEAWSAHCAKAISADWGLSPRVQRALEEQSGDADVATMSALGLALRRHRAAAAAQLAVRYRR, encoded by the coding sequence ATGACGACGATCGTGCCGATCATGTGGATTGCTATCAGTGCGGGTGCGCTGGTGCTGGGGGGCGGACTGTGGTGGTGGCTGCGGCGTGGCCCTGGCGATGCGGCCGAGGCGCCGCAGGCGCGCGCCCATGTCGAGGATGCCGACGTATCCGCGGCACCGGCAGTGTCTGCACCCACCGCGCCAGCCGCGCCTGTTGCCCCGGTGGACCCGGGCCTCGACCCTTTCGCCGACCCGGCCCTGCTCGATCTGGATCCGGTGCCGGACGCCGCGATCCTCGCGCGCCTGTGCGAGCTGGCATTCGCCGGCCGGCCGGTGATCACGTCGGCCACGCCTGCGCCGGCGGTCATGGCCGAGGCCGCCGCGGTGCTGGCGCGCATCGATGCGCATCCGCGCTACACGCCGCGACGCCCGCACCTGCTGCCGCAGCTCACCCGCGCGATCAACGACCCGACCGCCGGCGCCCATTCCATCGCCACGATCCTGGGCCAGGACCCGGCGCTGGCCGGCAACCTGCTGCGCATCGCCAACAGCGTCGTCTACCGCCGCCATCCCGAGCCGATCGAGAACCTGGAGCGGGCGGTGGCCCTGCTCGGCACCGAGGGCCTGCGCCAGATCGTGCTGGCGGCGCTGCTGCAACCGGTGATCGTCGACGACGGCAGCGTCTTCGGCCGCTGTGCGGCGGTGCTGTGGGAACACACCCTGCTGTCGGCGCACGCCGCCTCCCAGGGGCCCGACCGCGAGGATGCGAACGCCGCGCAGCTGCTGGCGCTGTTGTGCGGGCTGGGCGCGGTCTCGGTGGTGCAGGTGCTGCGCGATGTCCACGCACGCCACGCCGAGGCAGCGCCAACGCCGGCGGCGATGACCGAGATGCTGGAGGCCTGGTCGGCACACTGCGCCAAGGCTATCTCTGCGGACTGGGGGCTGTCGCCGCGCGTGCAACGCGCCCTGGAGGAGCAGTCGGGCGACGCCGATGTGGCGACCATGAGTGCACTCGGCCTGGCCCTGCGCCGGCATCGCGCCGCGGCGGCCGCGCAGCTGGCGGTGCGCTATCGCCGTTAG
- a CDS encoding nuclear transport factor 2 family protein produces MKAWGALAVLMACAATTRAAEPAGDGAAGPLFDTVATLDQRLFEAYNRCDLAAFESSFVPDVEFYHDTGGVTWDRASVVDNTRKWICGKVRRELLPGTLRVYPIKDFGAIEEGEHRFCELASGRCEGIAKFVMVWRQDPDGWKLTRVLSYGHRTAPAPAPH; encoded by the coding sequence ATGAAAGCCTGGGGAGCGTTGGCAGTGTTGATGGCGTGCGCGGCGACGACCCGCGCGGCGGAACCGGCCGGGGATGGGGCGGCGGGGCCGCTGTTCGACACCGTCGCGACGCTGGACCAGCGCCTGTTCGAGGCCTACAACCGCTGCGACCTGGCGGCGTTCGAGTCGTCGTTCGTGCCGGACGTGGAGTTCTACCACGACACCGGCGGCGTCACCTGGGACCGCGCGAGCGTCGTCGACAACACGCGCAAATGGATCTGCGGCAAGGTCCGCCGCGAGTTGCTGCCCGGTACGTTGCGGGTCTATCCGATCAAGGACTTCGGGGCGATCGAGGAAGGCGAGCACCGCTTCTGCGAGCTGGCCAGCGGCCGCTGCGAGGGCATCGCCAAGTTCGTGATGGTGTGGCGCCAGGACCCGGACGGTTGGAAGTTGACGCGGGTACTCAGCTACGGGCATCGCACCGCGCCCGCACCGGCGCCGCACTGA